The following are encoded in a window of Manihot esculenta cultivar AM560-2 chromosome 8, M.esculenta_v8, whole genome shotgun sequence genomic DNA:
- the LOC110607969 gene encoding RING-H2 finger protein ATL33, which yields MEHSPSIFISPEPPPFPAPPRSVDLSPLEFILGLIAVIAIPALIYTFFFSIRCPPTLFRRRRWSNSGEFPPIDENPPENKELVSDVKYLKETHVKDIGSECPVCLSVFADGEEVKQLSVCKHSFHASCINMWLNSHSNCPVCRASVPVKRSNNGTSTSTATAVSSSSRANDLHQGLPDATSLV from the coding sequence ATGGAGCACTCACCTTCCATTTTCATTTCCCCTGAACCTCCACCATTCCCTGCACCTCCCAGAAGCGTAGATTTGTCTCCTCTTGAGTTCATTCTTGGTCTCATCGCTGTTATTGCCATCCCTGCCTTGATCTACACCTTCTTTTTCTCAATCAGGTGCCCTCCTACCCTTTTCAGAAGGCGGCGCTGGAGCAATTCTGGGGAATTTCCCCCCATCGACGAGAACCCACCTGAGAATAAGGAATTGGTTTCTGATGTTAAGTATCTGAAGGAAACCCATGTGAAGGATATTGGAAGCGAGTGTCCAGTGTGCTTGTCTGTTTTCGCTGATGGGGAAGAAGTGAAGCAATTGAGTGTGTGCAAGCATAGCTTTCATGCTTCTTGTATCAATATGTGGCTTAATTCTCATTCTAATTGCCCTGTTTGTAGAGCTTCTGTTCCTGTCAAGCGATCTAATAATGGGACGTCGACGTCGACGGCGACGGCGGTGTCCTCCTCCTCTCGAGCCAATGATCTCCACCAAGGTTTGCCGGATGCTACCTCTTTGGTTTGA